From one Rhodothermales bacterium genomic stretch:
- the pbpC gene encoding penicillin-binding protein 1C: protein MSHLTRRLSRRTWHGAALALLFVAAGSLAIPLPESANETRSVRSIRVTDRHGQLLREVRPEGRGIPTELNLLPSSVPQAVVATEDRFFYRHPGVDLVAAARAATQLVRSGRVVSGASTITMQVARLIRGRSGPRWLDKLAEVHLALRLELRMTKEEILTLWLNRAYFGSQAYGIEAAARTYFGKHAEDLAVAEGALLVGLAQSPSMYDPFRRPDLALQRRDYVLAAMERSGILTGAERQQQTSLPVDLSHETRIFDAPHLVERVAAGELASPTPPLEIRTTIDRGLQRDATALARAHLATLEDMKAGNAAILVVDNVSGDVLAYVGNPEFWDEQAEGQNDGVQMLRQPGSALKPFTYGHALRSRGYTAASILADVETPVLEAGGAFSPANYDRRFHGPVPLRTALASSYNVPAVRLARQFGPEALLVTLHDAGFESLTRPARRYGVGLTLGNGEVSLEELAQAYAGLAGGGVAQSLRFKLSRQTAIGEIHQIPSRAESIGFGEGVAYILSDILSDPRAREPAFGRGGPLELPFPCAVKTGTSKNYRDNWAVGYTPKHTVAVWVGNFDGAPMRTVAGVSGAGTLLKSVFLVLGPGGAFEMPTSVTQEVICPVSGERPSRICPTRRSEIFLRGTEPRDTCDVHQRFVLDVRNGTLAGSETPIEFITEQVFEVQPPIFREWMREQGRPLPPGIEGAKRARGTAEHFAEAETARRTEVEPIEAVGETYGRMEDHVHGRHTRANTESSEIVVAQGYANDRVAADGTQTSSTDRLLISYPESGMVFQMDAVLRKKYQRFEPRGSAAQDLTNVEWWLDGDRFDQPFDSAQIPLEPGRHVLQIRARDRHGRLFNSREVVFVVLGLEPIASATGARSAPPVHKISTERLPE from the coding sequence ATGTCGCACCTTACTCGCCGGCTGTCTCGACGTACGTGGCATGGCGCCGCGCTTGCGCTGCTGTTCGTTGCCGCCGGATCCCTGGCGATTCCGCTACCGGAATCCGCGAACGAGACCCGGAGCGTCCGGTCCATCCGTGTGACGGACCGCCACGGGCAACTCCTGCGTGAGGTCCGTCCGGAGGGCCGCGGAATCCCGACCGAGTTGAACCTGCTCCCTTCCTCTGTGCCACAGGCTGTTGTGGCGACTGAGGATCGTTTCTTTTATCGTCACCCTGGCGTGGATCTCGTCGCAGCGGCTCGTGCGGCAACGCAGCTCGTTCGTTCCGGGCGCGTCGTCAGTGGCGCATCGACCATCACCATGCAGGTGGCCCGGCTGATACGCGGGCGGTCCGGACCGCGCTGGCTGGACAAGCTCGCCGAGGTACATCTCGCGCTTCGGCTGGAGCTGCGCATGACCAAGGAGGAGATCCTCACGCTCTGGCTAAATCGGGCATACTTCGGAAGCCAGGCCTACGGAATTGAGGCGGCCGCACGAACGTACTTCGGCAAGCATGCGGAAGACCTTGCGGTGGCCGAAGGCGCGCTTCTCGTCGGACTCGCGCAGAGTCCCAGTATGTATGATCCCTTTCGGAGACCGGATCTCGCCCTGCAACGCAGGGATTACGTTCTGGCCGCGATGGAGCGGTCTGGCATCCTGACCGGGGCGGAGAGACAGCAGCAGACGTCATTGCCTGTCGACCTCTCTCATGAGACTCGAATCTTCGATGCCCCACATCTCGTAGAACGCGTTGCCGCCGGCGAGCTCGCCTCACCAACCCCGCCTCTCGAGATCCGGACTACAATCGATCGCGGGCTGCAGCGGGATGCTACTGCTCTCGCCCGGGCCCACCTCGCGACACTTGAGGACATGAAAGCCGGCAACGCTGCGATCCTCGTGGTCGACAACGTATCGGGGGATGTTCTGGCCTACGTCGGTAATCCGGAATTCTGGGACGAGCAGGCCGAAGGCCAGAACGATGGTGTGCAGATGCTGCGCCAGCCGGGTAGCGCGCTCAAACCATTCACGTATGGGCACGCACTGCGATCACGCGGCTACACGGCCGCGTCAATCCTGGCTGACGTCGAGACACCCGTGCTGGAGGCGGGGGGTGCATTCTCGCCCGCGAACTACGACCGCCGATTTCACGGACCCGTGCCCCTTCGGACGGCACTCGCCTCCAGCTACAACGTACCGGCGGTACGGCTGGCCAGACAGTTCGGGCCCGAGGCATTGCTGGTGACGCTGCACGATGCCGGATTCGAATCCCTCACCCGACCGGCTCGCAGGTACGGCGTCGGACTCACGCTGGGGAATGGTGAGGTCAGTCTCGAGGAGCTGGCGCAAGCGTACGCCGGACTCGCGGGCGGCGGTGTGGCTCAATCGCTTCGCTTCAAACTCTCCCGTCAGACGGCGATTGGCGAAATCCATCAGATTCCGTCGCGTGCTGAGTCGATCGGCTTTGGCGAAGGCGTCGCCTACATCCTGTCCGACATTCTGAGTGATCCGCGCGCGCGAGAACCCGCATTCGGCCGCGGCGGACCGCTAGAACTGCCGTTCCCGTGCGCCGTCAAGACGGGTACGTCGAAGAACTACCGCGACAACTGGGCGGTCGGGTATACACCGAAGCATACGGTTGCCGTCTGGGTGGGTAATTTTGATGGGGCGCCGATGCGGACGGTGGCCGGCGTGAGCGGGGCCGGCACTCTGCTGAAATCCGTGTTCTTAGTTCTCGGTCCGGGCGGCGCGTTCGAGATGCCAACGTCGGTTACGCAGGAGGTCATCTGCCCGGTAAGCGGCGAGAGGCCGTCGCGGATCTGTCCCACGCGTCGTAGCGAGATCTTTCTTCGTGGAACCGAGCCGCGTGACACGTGCGACGTCCACCAGCGGTTTGTCCTTGACGTGCGAAACGGAACGCTTGCGGGGTCTGAGACTCCGATCGAATTCATCACAGAACAAGTGTTTGAAGTACAACCACCAATCTTCCGCGAGTGGATGCGGGAGCAGGGACGGCCGCTCCCACCCGGGATCGAGGGGGCGAAACGAGCTAGAGGGACGGCTGAACATTTCGCGGAAGCAGAGACGGCGCGGCGTACAGAAGTCGAACCCATCGAGGCGGTGGGCGAGACGTACGGTCGGATGGAGGATCACGTGCACGGCCGCCACACGCGCGCCAATACAGAAAGCTCCGAGATTGTTGTCGCTCAGGGGTATGCCAACGATCGCGTCGCCGCCGACGGTACGCAGACCAGTTCAACAGACCGCCTACTGATCTCCTATCCGGAATCGGGAATGGTCTTCCAGATGGACGCCGTCCTTCGGAAGAAGTATCAGCGATTCGAGCCACGCGGGAGCGCTGCACAGGACCTGACGAACGTCGAATGGTGGCTTGATGGTGACCGGTTCGATCAGCCGTTTGACAGTGCGCAAATCCCGCTGGAGCCGGGCCGGCACGTCCTCCAGATTCGTGCACGAGACCGTCACGGACGGTTGTTCAACAGCAGGGAAGTCGTTTTCGTGGTGCTCGGACTCGAGCCCATCGCCAGCGCCACCGGTGCGCGATCGGCGCCACCGGTGCACAAGATTTCAACCGAGAGGTTGCCAGAATGA
- a CDS encoding ornithine cyclodeaminase family protein, producing MIRSISDALVTLTPDRAELPLRSGFHYHEPVTGLIEWMPVMVNGSRATIKVVGYHPENPRRYELPTILGTVSSYDTRTGHLVGLADGTFLTALRTGAASGVATAAMATADTKTLGIIGCGAQAVAQLHAVSRVRKIARVLTYDLDPATTASFPARIEVLGLDDLTVEVADCERVVRESDVLCTATSVDVGGGPVFPDTETKPWLHINAAGSDFEGKFEIPKAMLKRAYVCPDILLQAISQGECQQLTKDDIGVELPVLIGDRELCESLMPKLTVFDSTGSALEDHVALELMLGYGREFGLGAEIEIESFSHDAKNPYEFVFEDRGVAAVENLGRP from the coding sequence ATGATCCGATCCATTTCGGATGCGCTAGTGACTCTCACACCGGATCGAGCAGAGCTGCCTCTACGGTCCGGATTCCACTATCACGAGCCGGTAACCGGCCTGATCGAGTGGATGCCCGTGATGGTGAACGGGAGTCGCGCGACCATCAAGGTGGTCGGGTACCACCCGGAAAACCCGCGTCGATACGAGCTTCCGACGATACTTGGGACCGTCAGCTCCTACGATACAAGGACGGGTCACCTCGTCGGCCTGGCGGATGGGACGTTCCTGACCGCGTTACGCACGGGAGCGGCGTCGGGGGTGGCGACAGCCGCGATGGCCACTGCAGATACCAAAACGCTCGGCATCATTGGCTGCGGTGCGCAGGCGGTTGCGCAGCTTCACGCTGTATCACGGGTGCGCAAGATCGCGCGAGTGTTGACTTACGACCTCGATCCGGCGACTACAGCGTCCTTCCCCGCACGCATCGAGGTTCTGGGGCTTGACGACCTCACAGTCGAGGTGGCGGATTGCGAGCGGGTAGTCCGCGAGTCAGATGTCCTCTGCACCGCTACGAGCGTAGACGTCGGCGGCGGCCCCGTCTTTCCCGATACCGAGACGAAGCCGTGGCTGCACATCAATGCTGCCGGTTCTGACTTCGAGGGCAAGTTCGAGATTCCGAAGGCGATGCTGAAACGGGCGTACGTGTGTCCGGATATCCTTCTGCAGGCCATATCGCAGGGCGAGTGTCAGCAGCTGACGAAAGATGACATCGGCGTGGAGTTGCCCGTGTTGATCGGAGACCGCGAACTCTGCGAGTCTCTCATGCCGAAACTGACCGTATTTGACTCGACGGGATCGGCCCTTGAGGACCACGTTGCGTTGGAGCTAATGCTGGGATACGGCCGCGAGTTCGGTCTCGGTGCGGAGATCGAGATCGAGAGCTTCTCTCACGATGCCAAGAATCCGTACGAGTTTGTGTTTGAAGATCGTGGTGTCGCTGCCGTTGAGAATCTTGGGCGACCCTAA